One Scyliorhinus canicula chromosome 14, sScyCan1.1, whole genome shotgun sequence genomic region harbors:
- the LOC119977651 gene encoding cytochrome c oxidase assembly factor 4 homolog, mitochondrial isoform X2: protein MSAPASQGHNWSKRLEEEEEEEDPVDQMISKTGCASFHRAVQDCMAEHQDWRQCQQSVHDFKQCMAEYQRLRANQLSRQNPSPATN from the coding sequence ATGTCAGCTCCTGCTTCCCAGGGCCACAACTGGAGCaaaaggttagaggaggaggaagaggaggaggatccGGTGGATCAGATGATTTCCAAGACGGGTTGTGCTAGTTTCCATCGCGCCGTTCAGGATTGCATGGCAGAACACCAGGACTGGCGCCAGTGCCAGCAGTCCGTGCACGACTTCAAACAGTGCATGGCGGAATACCAGCGATTGCGAGCCAACCAGCTCAGCAGACAGAATCCCAGCCCGGCAACAAACTGA
- the LOC119977651 gene encoding cytochrome c oxidase assembly factor 4 homolog, mitochondrial isoform X1: MGEAGVSEMSAPASQGHNWSKRLEEEEEEEDPVDQMISKTGCASFHRAVQDCMAEHQDWRQCQQSVHDFKQCMAEYQRLRANQLSRQNPSPATN, encoded by the exons atgg GTGAAGCGGGTGTTTCTGAAATGTCAGCTCCTGCTTCCCAGGGCCACAACTGGAGCaaaaggttagaggaggaggaagaggaggaggatccGGTGGATCAGATGATTTCCAAGACGGGTTGTGCTAGTTTCCATCGCGCCGTTCAGGATTGCATGGCAGAACACCAGGACTGGCGCCAGTGCCAGCAGTCCGTGCACGACTTCAAACAGTGCATGGCGGAATACCAGCGATTGCGAGCCAACCAGCTCAGCAGACAGAATCCCAGCCCGGCAACAAACTGA
- the LOC119977868 gene encoding zinc finger protein 2 homolog isoform X2, which translates to MEREVIAEGGKEVARDGEEVVMAGSEEEIVGSVGEWIKMAGHGAENMIGRHKGENLIANIKGRTSVARCGEEIAIGVHGGERSVLVEPRAGSCPLPDSRPFKCFACEKSYTRSWQLSAHLRVHTGERPFPCAQCGKAFSRSSSLAMHRRAHTGERPFPCAQCGKAFATSTQLLYHQRVHTGERPFPCTQCGKAFTKSSHLLYHRRTHTGERPYQCGQCGKGFAQASSLTVHGRTHTGEKPYGCRQCGKIFSCPSSLAAHCRLHAGLRPYACGVCGKTYARSSQLRHHQRGHTGLRPFRCPQCAKTFADSSALLVHGRTHSGERPFRCHACGKSFAHSSYLTVHQRRHSGERPYPCLICGKTFVCSSSLGVHQRVHGRNQLHTISRTLQQSASETATSTAHTLK; encoded by the coding sequence ATGGAGAGGGAGGTGATTGCAGAAGGTGGAAAAGAGGTGGCGCGAGACGGAGAGGAGGTCGTGATGGCGGGAAGTGAGGAAGAGATTGTGGGGAGCGTTGGAGAATGGATCAAAATGGCTGGACATGGAGCTGAGAATATGATTGGGAGACACAAGGGCGAGAACCTGATTGCAAATATCAAAGGGAGAACCTCAGTCGCTCGATGTGGAGAGGAGATCGCGATTGGAGTACACGGAGGAGAGAGATCGGTATTGGTTGAACCCCGTGCTGGTTCGTGTCCCCTCCCAGATTCCCGACCTTTCAAATGCTTTGCCTGCGAAAAGAGCTACACAAGGTCTTGGCAGCTGAGTGCCCACCTGCGGGTCCACACAGGAGAACGCCCTTTCCCCTGTGCCCAATGTGGCAAGGCCTTTTCCCGCTCGTCTTCGCTAGCCATGCACCGCCGGGCACACACCGGTGAGAGACCGTTTCCCTGTGCGCAGTGCGGTAAGGCGTTTGCCACCTCAACCCAGCTCCTGTATCACCAGCGGGTCCACACTggcgagaggccattcccctgcacGCAGTGTGGCAAAGCCTTCACCAAATCctcacatctcctgtaccaccggCGCacacacaccggggagagaccgtacCAGTGCGGACAATGTGGCAAAGGATTTGCCCAGGCCTCCTCACTGACAGTCCATGGGCGcacgcacacaggggagaagCCTTATGGCTGCAGGCAGTGTGGCAAGATCTTCAGCTGCCCATCCTCATTGGCGGCGCACTGTCGGTTACACGCTGGGCTCCGTCCGTACGCCTGCGGCGTCTGCGGGAAGACATATGCCCGCTCCTCACAGCTCCGCCACCATCAGCGCGGGCACACAGGGCTGCGGCCTTTCAGGTGCCCGCAGTGCGCCAAAACCTTCGCCGACTCCTCGGCACTCCTGGTTCACGGACGCACGCAcagcggggagaggccgttccgcTGCCACGCCTGCGGCAAGTCCTTTGCGCACTCCTCCTACCTAACCGTCCACCAGAGGCGCCACAGCGGGGAGAGGCCGTACCCGTGCCTCATCTGTGGTAAAACATTTGTCTGCTCCTCCTCGCTCGGTGTCCATCAAAGGGTCCATGGCAGGAACCAGCTCCACACCATCAGCCGAACACTGCAGCAATCAGCCAGTGAAACCGCAACCTCAACAGCTCACACCCTGAAATAA
- the LOC119977868 gene encoding zinc finger protein 2 homolog isoform X1, which translates to MGPNRENAPFHEAAMEREVIAEGGKEVARDGEEVVMAGSEEEIVGSVGEWIKMAGHGAENMIGRHKGENLIANIKGRTSVARCGEEIAIGVHGGERSVLVEPRAGSCPLPDSRPFKCFACEKSYTRSWQLSAHLRVHTGERPFPCAQCGKAFSRSSSLAMHRRAHTGERPFPCAQCGKAFATSTQLLYHQRVHTGERPFPCTQCGKAFTKSSHLLYHRRTHTGERPYQCGQCGKGFAQASSLTVHGRTHTGEKPYGCRQCGKIFSCPSSLAAHCRLHAGLRPYACGVCGKTYARSSQLRHHQRGHTGLRPFRCPQCAKTFADSSALLVHGRTHSGERPFRCHACGKSFAHSSYLTVHQRRHSGERPYPCLICGKTFVCSSSLGVHQRVHGRNQLHTISRTLQQSASETATSTAHTLK; encoded by the exons ATGGGGCcaaacagagaga ACGCCCCGTTCCATGAAGCGGCGATGGAGAGGGAGGTGATTGCAGAAGGTGGAAAAGAGGTGGCGCGAGACGGAGAGGAGGTCGTGATGGCGGGAAGTGAGGAAGAGATTGTGGGGAGCGTTGGAGAATGGATCAAAATGGCTGGACATGGAGCTGAGAATATGATTGGGAGACACAAGGGCGAGAACCTGATTGCAAATATCAAAGGGAGAACCTCAGTCGCTCGATGTGGAGAGGAGATCGCGATTGGAGTACACGGAGGAGAGAGATCGGTATTGGTTGAACCCCGTGCTGGTTCGTGTCCCCTCCCAGATTCCCGACCTTTCAAATGCTTTGCCTGCGAAAAGAGCTACACAAGGTCTTGGCAGCTGAGTGCCCACCTGCGGGTCCACACAGGAGAACGCCCTTTCCCCTGTGCCCAATGTGGCAAGGCCTTTTCCCGCTCGTCTTCGCTAGCCATGCACCGCCGGGCACACACCGGTGAGAGACCGTTTCCCTGTGCGCAGTGCGGTAAGGCGTTTGCCACCTCAACCCAGCTCCTGTATCACCAGCGGGTCCACACTggcgagaggccattcccctgcacGCAGTGTGGCAAAGCCTTCACCAAATCctcacatctcctgtaccaccggCGCacacacaccggggagagaccgtacCAGTGCGGACAATGTGGCAAAGGATTTGCCCAGGCCTCCTCACTGACAGTCCATGGGCGcacgcacacaggggagaagCCTTATGGCTGCAGGCAGTGTGGCAAGATCTTCAGCTGCCCATCCTCATTGGCGGCGCACTGTCGGTTACACGCTGGGCTCCGTCCGTACGCCTGCGGCGTCTGCGGGAAGACATATGCCCGCTCCTCACAGCTCCGCCACCATCAGCGCGGGCACACAGGGCTGCGGCCTTTCAGGTGCCCGCAGTGCGCCAAAACCTTCGCCGACTCCTCGGCACTCCTGGTTCACGGACGCACGCAcagcggggagaggccgttccgcTGCCACGCCTGCGGCAAGTCCTTTGCGCACTCCTCCTACCTAACCGTCCACCAGAGGCGCCACAGCGGGGAGAGGCCGTACCCGTGCCTCATCTGTGGTAAAACATTTGTCTGCTCCTCCTCGCTCGGTGTCCATCAAAGGGTCCATGGCAGGAACCAGCTCCACACCATCAGCCGAACACTGCAGCAATCAGCCAGTGAAACCGCAACCTCAACAGCTCACACCCTGAAATAA
- the LOC119977791 gene encoding trophoblast glycoprotein-like produces MTWPFSLAVLGVLVSWAGVCPCPSECRCTDKSRLVECRNRNLTRIPQGIPLCVHNLLITGNSISILREAAFMGNGSGFASLATLSLHGNRIQGIGPSAFEGLSNLRILNLSDNALVSIAADAFLGLCQLHSLRMNYALQPSLEGQLWTALHPTNLPNLSELQLVGNYLTWLSEGTPMSSSLQVLDLRSNLLDRIERGTISSWQTHIKLKVYLSSNPLMCDCELQPLYLWLKNTSQIGDEQHIVCFGPNTLNGSALNQLTLEEFECPEDTAASYVFLGIVLALIGATFVMVLYLNRRGIWRWARTFRKVCHDPMEGYEYRYELDPAPRMAGVTAVV; encoded by the coding sequence ATGACATGGCCTTTCTCTCTAGCCGTGCTTGGTGTCCTGGTGTCCTGGGCTGGCGTCTGCCCCTGCCCGTCGGAATGCAGATGCACAGACAagtcaaggttggtggagtgcagGAACAGGAACCTGACCCGGATCCCACAAGGAATCCCTCTTTGCGTTCACAACCTGCTCATCACCGGCAACAGCATCTCGATCTTGAGGGAGGCGGCCTTCATGGGCAATGGCTCTGGGTTTGCCAGCTTGGCAACCCTTTCTCTCCATGGTAACCGGATCCAAGGCATTGGGCCCTCCGCCTTTGAAGGCTTATCCAACCTCAGGATCTTAAACTTAAGTGACAATGCACTGGTATCCATTGCCGCAGATGCCTTCCTCGGCCTTTGCCAATTGCACAGTTTGAGAATGAACTATGCCCTTCAGCCATCACTGGAGGGCCAGCTCTGGACAGCGTTGCATCCCACCAATCTCCCCAACCTCAGCGAGCTCCAGCTGGTTGGGAACTATCTGACCTGGCTTTCAGAAGGAACGCCCATGAGCTCCAGCTTGCAGGTTTTGGATCTAAGGAGCAACTTGTTGGATCGTATTGAGAGGGGGACTATCTCCAGCTGGCAGACCCACATTAAGCTTAAAGTTTACTTGTCCTCCAACCCATTGATGTGCGACTGCGAACTGCAGCCTTTATACTTGTGGCTAAAGAACACGTCTCAGATCGGGGATGAGCAACACATTGTTTGCTTCGGCCCCAACACCTTGAATGGAAGCGCCCTCAACCAACTGACGCTCGAAGAGTTCGAGTGCCCAGAAGATACAGCTGCCTCCTACGTATTTCTGGGGATTGTCTTGGCTCTGATTGGAGCTACCTTTGTCATGGTCTTGTACTTGAACAGGAGGGGCATATGGAGATGGGCCAGAACCTTCCGAAAGGTTTGCCATGACCCGATGGAGGGTTACGAATACAGATACGAGCTGGATCCTGCGCCCAGGATGGCTGGTGTTACAGCCGTAGTCTAG